A genomic stretch from Aedes albopictus strain Foshan chromosome 2, AalbF5, whole genome shotgun sequence includes:
- the LOC134287488 gene encoding uncharacterized protein LOC134287488 codes for MSSSGSQLSISGTGSQSAVSSNLLIPEHERSLAQRMLLYVYDRSAIVAARQLAFWEQFRQAAPDVEMSAPDLRAMFYGEVLYEPEHFDDLEYAVSQYINPRFNQIQLEALEFGDMAEEEDYVLNVPRDAAPFPNDGGVMNFEQLVNYISSPIEVARNVQLPPLNVQLVAAPATATVLHSLDANLKQRFCQLLSELVYTSDETVEKPILKVEDICERVLALTAKGICLQDLLEPGMDCYKLLNGGASTATPDKPISTATGQDQVVPVVAGTISSSALKRWKSFDDSGLGKSPPKYRRLNAPLATASLLARRHHGRVRRTLSAPLNNFM; via the exons ATGAGTTCCTCGGGATCAC AATTGTCCATTTCCGGTACCGGTTCGCAATCCGCCGTCAGCTCGAATCTTCTCATTCCGGAGCATGAACGCAGCCTCGCCCAGCGAATGTTGCTGTACGTGTACGACCGGTCGGCCATCGTGGCCGCTCGCCAGCTGGCTTTCTGGGAGCAGTTTCGTCAGGCTGCACCGGACGTCGAAATGTCCGCCCCAGACCTTCGGGCAATGTTCTACGGCGAAGTGCTCTACGAACCGGAACACTTTGACGATCTGGAATACGCGGTCAGCCAGTACATCAACCCCCGGTTCAATCAGATCCAGCTGGAAGCGCTCGAATTTGGCGATATGGCCGAAGAAGAAGACTACGTGTTGAATGTACCCCGCGACGCCGCACCCTTTCCGAACGACGGCGGCGTGATGAACTTCGAACAGCTGGTCAACTACATATCCAGCCCAATCGAAGTAGCCAGGAACGTTCAGCTTCCCCCGCTGAACGTGCAGCTGGTTGCTGCGCCGGCGACTGCCACCGTTCTTCACTCGCTGGATGCAAACCTAAAGCAACGATTctgccagctgctctcggaacTGGTCTACACAAGTGATGAAACTGTTGAGAAACCGATCCTGAAGGTAGAAGACATTTGCGAGCGCGTGCTGGCTCTCACCGCCAAGGGCATATGCCTGCAAGACCTGCTGGAACCGGGAATGGATTGCTACAAGCTGTTGAACGGCGGTGCTTCGACTGCCACTCCCGACAAACCTATTTCGACTGCCACTGGCCAGGATCAGGTCGTTCCGGTTGTTGCTGGGACGATTTCCTCAAGTGCACTGAAGCGTTGGAAGTCGTTCGATGATTCCGGACTGGGCAAGTCACCGCCCAAGTATCGGCGTTTGAATGCCCCTCTGGCAACGGCGTCGTTATTggcccggcgacaccatggtagGGTGCGACGGACGCTGTCGGCGCCCTTGAATAATTTCATGTAA